A window of Synechococcus sp. MEDNS5 contains these coding sequences:
- a CDS encoding glycosyltransferase, whose product MGIRAQLRLALGLPAPPRRPPPVRCSANGPRRLIAYLTGGSQGWILEFLWRDLTATAVWGEQDAPELLVASDRDSLAAAMDGANALVLVMFQGHLQRLLRDGIPAERVILYLSHTRIGLALPDLNRLHAVLALNGQEQALLRIAGVEAQRLHWFPAGYDPGKFFPGPALAQRAIDVLLVGRYVPIANPSYHERKRFALVCELAGLLIGQGLRVVMLGSGWQGCEYPLPTAVERRDVPHRDYGAIYRQARLVCSVSAQEGGPVSFLEGLASGCLMLSVATGFAADFQCGVDGIWHLPLSAEAAQWCEQIQQCLQIAQKDAELAGGGGSSTRQAYLQCAQFEPLAGQLRQLCDQPVAAGSME is encoded by the coding sequence ATGGGGATCCGTGCCCAACTGCGCCTCGCTCTCGGTCTGCCGGCCCCCCCGCGCCGGCCACCACCAGTGCGCTGTTCAGCAAACGGGCCTCGCCGTCTGATCGCTTATCTCACCGGAGGTTCCCAGGGCTGGATTCTTGAGTTCCTCTGGCGGGATCTCACGGCGACGGCGGTGTGGGGCGAACAGGACGCGCCTGAACTGCTGGTGGCGTCGGATCGCGACAGCCTGGCTGCAGCCATGGATGGTGCCAATGCTCTGGTGTTGGTGATGTTCCAGGGTCATCTCCAGCGCTTGTTGCGCGATGGCATCCCGGCGGAGCGCGTGATCCTTTATCTCAGCCATACGCGCATTGGATTGGCGCTTCCCGATCTCAACCGGCTCCATGCGGTGCTGGCGCTGAATGGCCAGGAACAGGCGCTGTTGCGTATTGCGGGGGTGGAGGCGCAGCGGTTGCACTGGTTCCCTGCGGGCTATGACCCCGGCAAGTTTTTCCCAGGTCCTGCTCTGGCCCAACGCGCGATCGATGTGCTGCTCGTGGGGCGTTATGTGCCGATCGCGAACCCGAGTTATCACGAGCGCAAGCGTTTTGCCTTGGTGTGTGAGCTCGCTGGGCTACTGATTGGGCAGGGTCTGCGGGTGGTGATGCTTGGCAGCGGCTGGCAGGGCTGTGAGTACCCCCTGCCCACAGCGGTGGAACGGAGGGATGTTCCCCATCGCGACTACGGCGCGATCTATCGGCAGGCCCGGTTGGTGTGCTCCGTCTCAGCCCAGGAGGGTGGACCGGTGTCGTTCCTGGAAGGCTTGGCCAGTGGTTGCCTGATGCTGTCGGTGGCCACTGGGTTTGCCGCCGACTTTCAGTGCGGGGTGGATGGCATCTGGCATCTACCGCTGTCGGCTGAAGCTGCTCAGTGGTGTGAGCAGATTCAGCAGTGCCTGCAGATCGCTCAGAAGGATGCCGAGTTGGCGGGAGGTGGAGGTTCATCCACACGGCAGGCCTATCTTCAGTGCGCGCAATTCGAGCCGTTGGCAGGGCAATTGCGCCAGCTCTGTGATCAGCCGGTGGCAGCCGGCAGCATGGAGTGA
- a CDS encoding CCA tRNA nucleotidyltransferase: MADGPPVQLPGIPDSVLLALQAEARLQGGVRLALVGGAVRDALLHHNHRDPWRDLPDLDLVVEGSTEALAQGLRQRLGAERVPELRVHGSFGTVEMMVDGVLLDLAQSRQERYLSPGDNPVVEPGPLKNDLARRDFTVNAMALLLDVGEAEPELLDLHRGQDDLAARQLNFLHVGSVQDDPTRVVRGARYAARLGFELAPQALEQVQSTVGAWPWPWRHGDALDGVPPALGTRLRMEMELLFGREPWRQAVGHWQAWGALPLLDPSLQNDRLLLRRLHWAERLGVPLLCALVAASASPLALAQRLQLPLQQQRWIDERMGFQAWLAEQVLPDSWQGWSAARWTEALETRPWSAEVVALEVALMSPCWRPLLRWWGRWRHVKPPQSARDLIANGLQPGPQLGEALRQSRLQRLESMR; encoded by the coding sequence ATGGCTGATGGTCCCCCTGTGCAGCTGCCAGGCATCCCAGACAGTGTGTTGCTGGCCTTGCAGGCCGAGGCGCGTCTTCAGGGTGGGGTGCGACTGGCCTTGGTGGGGGGCGCGGTGCGCGATGCCCTGCTGCATCACAACCACCGGGATCCCTGGCGTGATCTTCCGGATCTGGATCTCGTGGTGGAGGGAAGCACAGAAGCCCTGGCCCAGGGGTTACGCCAACGGCTAGGGGCTGAACGGGTGCCGGAGCTGCGGGTGCACGGCAGCTTCGGCACGGTGGAGATGATGGTGGATGGCGTGCTGCTGGATCTGGCCCAGTCCCGCCAGGAGCGTTACCTCTCCCCTGGAGACAATCCCGTGGTGGAGCCAGGCCCGTTAAAGAATGACCTGGCGCGGCGCGACTTCACGGTGAATGCCATGGCGCTGTTGCTTGACGTTGGAGAGGCCGAGCCTGAGTTGTTGGATCTGCATAGGGGGCAGGACGACCTGGCGGCACGTCAGCTGAACTTCCTGCACGTGGGAAGTGTGCAGGACGATCCCACCCGCGTCGTGCGCGGCGCCCGTTATGCCGCTCGGCTTGGGTTTGAGCTGGCGCCCCAAGCCTTGGAGCAAGTGCAATCCACGGTGGGGGCCTGGCCATGGCCCTGGCGTCATGGAGATGCTCTCGACGGGGTGCCGCCTGCTCTGGGCACCCGTTTGCGCATGGAGATGGAGTTGTTGTTTGGCCGGGAGCCCTGGCGGCAGGCGGTGGGTCATTGGCAGGCCTGGGGTGCTTTGCCCTTGCTGGACCCATCGCTGCAGAACGATCGCTTGTTGTTGCGTCGTTTGCACTGGGCCGAGCGGTTGGGTGTTCCTCTGCTCTGCGCCCTGGTGGCGGCCTCCGCGTCGCCTCTGGCCTTAGCCCAGCGGTTGCAGTTGCCCCTGCAGCAGCAACGGTGGATTGATGAGCGGATGGGGTTTCAGGCCTGGTTAGCGGAGCAGGTCTTGCCCGATTCCTGGCAAGGCTGGTCTGCGGCCCGATGGACGGAAGCCCTGGAAACGCGCCCTTGGAGCGCGGAGGTGGTGGCGCTAGAGGTGGCCTTGATGAGCCCCTGCTGGCGGCCTTTGTTGCGTTGGTGGGGGCGTTGGCGCCACGTGAAACCGCCGCAGTCGGCGCGTGATTTGATCGCCAATGGCCTGCAGCCCGGTCCTCAGCTCGGGGAGGCCTTGCGCCAATCCCGGCTGCAACGACTGGAGTCGATGCGATGA
- a CDS encoding sulfotransferase, whose protein sequence is MPGLMPLQSQQTIKPRVLYITSRGHSGSTLLSLLVSGHSQVVSAGELKMLSNPDPQRRLCSCHRLVPSQCPFWGAVEQRVKEQVGCSLDQLLLVDGGDDTTFMRHNEALFTAIAQVSGSALIVDSSKSLPRLSRLLLVETQGAAFALHPVHLHRGPFGSMNSARKRGEMIRRSAFNYTRLFFLTRERLQGVDALRVYYERLAADPRAEMARVMAWLQLPLEDGQFHWRDGVRRDIHGNEMRFGSSDQIRVDQSWRQQLTWAQKLGVLVWTLPVRLRSRWVFERTKRLIEPGLRPFP, encoded by the coding sequence ATGCCCGGACTGATGCCGCTGCAGAGCCAGCAGACGATCAAACCACGGGTGCTTTACATCACCAGTCGGGGCCACAGTGGCTCCACCCTGCTGTCGCTGCTGGTGAGTGGCCACAGCCAGGTGGTGAGCGCCGGTGAGTTGAAGATGCTCTCCAATCCCGACCCGCAGCGGCGCCTCTGCAGTTGTCACCGGCTGGTTCCATCGCAGTGCCCCTTCTGGGGGGCCGTGGAACAGCGCGTGAAAGAGCAGGTGGGCTGTTCCCTTGATCAACTGCTGCTGGTGGACGGCGGCGATGACACCACCTTCATGCGCCACAACGAGGCCTTGTTCACAGCGATCGCTCAGGTGAGCGGCAGTGCCTTGATCGTCGATTCTTCGAAATCCCTGCCCCGGCTGTCTCGGCTGCTTTTGGTTGAGACCCAAGGGGCTGCGTTTGCGTTGCACCCTGTGCATCTGCACCGCGGCCCATTCGGCTCCATGAACAGTGCCCGTAAACGAGGGGAGATGATCCGCCGGTCAGCTTTCAACTACACCCGTCTGTTTTTCCTCACCCGTGAGCGACTGCAGGGTGTCGACGCGTTGCGGGTGTACTACGAGCGGCTGGCAGCTGACCCTCGAGCGGAGATGGCGCGGGTGATGGCCTGGCTTCAATTGCCTCTTGAGGACGGGCAATTTCACTGGCGCGATGGCGTCCGCCGTGACATTCATGGCAATGAGATGCGCTTTGGCAGTTCAGATCAGATCCGGGTGGATCAGAGCTGGCGCCAGCAACTCACCTGGGCCCAGAAGCTGGGGGTGCTCGTTTGGACCTTGCCAGTGCGATTGCGGTCACGCTGGGTGTTCGAGCGCACCAAGCGTTTGATTGAGCCGGGGTTGCGGCCATTCCCCTGA